The genome window GCGGCCCACGTGCACCAGCGGCAGAAGCGCCACTGCCAAGGCCACCGCGGCAACCGCGGCCAGTGCAAGGCGCGCGCGGGCCGCGGAGACACGCACTGCATGCAGCAGAGGCCGCGTGACCCCCACGCAGCGCTCCACTGCCATGCCACAGCCCAGCAAAAGTGGGCACAGGCCAAAGAAGACCATGCAGCCACCCAGGAAGTGGCAGGCACCTCCGGCTGGTGAGCGCCCCGCGGCGTATAAGCGCAGCACTAGAGCGCCCGGGATCACGTGGCCAGCCAGGTCAGTGGCCAACAGGCTGGCGACGAACAGCAGGAAGGTGGCCGTTGAGCGGCGCCGCCGCAGGCGGCCTGAGGCCTGTGCTAGCAGCGCCAGAGCCAGCACGTTGGACACGGCACCCAGCGTCATGGAGAAGATGGGCAGCGCTGGCGATGCACCCCCAGACGACGGCCTGGCAGACACGTTGGGGGCCCCAACTGCTGTACACGTGGTCGCCTCGCCAGCTAGGCTCAGATTGAGGGGCCCGTAAGGGTTCATGTCAGGTCCCGGGGTTGGGGCTGGGGAAAATAGGAGGGCAAGTTGAGGCTGACCCAGGGCAGTGCCCACTGTAGGGCTGGGACCAGCTAATGGTCCCTTCTCAGAGCATTAGGGCCCTAGTGACCCATGGCAACTCCAATAACCCTGGCTGCCCAGTTCCTGACTCCTCTTTGGCCTCCTACCATCCCAGTTCTTGCTCCAGCGTCACCGCCCCTTTCTCTGTTCACTCTGGTACCCCCAGCTCCAGCCCTGTCGTAGCTTCTGGGCCTCACAGACCCACTTCTCATTTACACCACAGCAATTCCTGGTCCCTGGTCCCATCTGATACTCACTGACCCAGTTCTGATCCTGGGGCCCCACATGATCCCACTGCCCGTCTCTGACAGTCATCATATCACCTCAACTCCAGTCTCATCCTCGATGCCCACACTTCCACCTCGACCACTATGGACCCATCTCTCCCCATTGCCACATCTTTGTCCCCAGACTCATCTGTCCCCATGATTGCATTTCTGTCCCCCACAGCCTGATCTCTGAGCTCCATTGCTGCCTCTCACTCAGGCCCTACCCCTGACCACAGCTACTTCATGCTGGATGCCCAAGGTTCTACTTCTGCCAACTCCATGTCCCTGTCCCAGAAGCCTCCAGGCTGACCCAGAACACCACCCCTTGATACCCGATGGTGAGGACTGAGAGGGCAGAACTGCCCCCTGAATCAGATGGGAAAGGAGAATGAACAGATGATAAGGACAGGACAGAGTCAAGGAAcacaggacagacaggcagagggaACCATGGCCCCATCCTTCCATGCCCTCCAGCCCCGCCTGAGATCGTTGCACCCCAGCCTTCTTACCAGGTGGTGCCTGGGACACTGGGTCCCCATTGCCTGTTTCTCAGTTCCTGCTGCCCGCTGCGCAAGAGCTCCTCGGCAGacagcttcctccctcccttccaataGGGGCGGCTCCTcagctccctgcctcctcctgctgCCCACTCAGGCCTCCAGGGGCTGCTCCACCCAGCATCAGCCTGCCAAGGGGCCATGGGTAGCAGAGACCCCTCTCTGTGCTCCTGGCAATGTGGGGGGCCACTCTAGGCCCCAGCACCTGGTATGAGGAAGGGGAGCTCCCAGGGAGTTATGGCCCTGGTGACCCCCTCCTCCTGGCAGGGCAGgagcacctcccctccccccaagacTTGGGCCTCTAGCCTGCCTCATTAATAAAGCAGATAAAATCTAAACACTGGAAAATGTGAGCGTCACCAGGGGCGGGCTGGGACAACTGCAGGGGGTGACGCTGCGCCCATGGGGGCTGTGAGGTTGGGGGGCTAGCCCTTGTGGAGGAAGCAGCACTCTGCCCTGCCAGAATATTCATGGGTGttgggtgggtggtggtgggcagTAGGCAGTGCTTTGGGTAGAGTAGCTTGGGTCGGGTCCAGCTAGGACAGAGCAGCAGAGTCATACCcctggaggggagaaggaggccaaGTGACCAGGGGACTCTCCTAGATCCTGCTTAAGATGCAAGTGACACCTGGGACACACCTGTGGACACACAGCTGCAGCCTCACTTTCTGCCCTGAGAagtaggcacacacacacacacacacacggtctcaCACCTGAATACTGTCATATCTCCTAATACCCCGAGATAGCCACCATCTCAGCCTGCCCCCAGCCAGCCACATTCCTGAGAGCCTTGGGGTCAGCCATTGTCACACCCCTGAAATCACTGAGAAATTTGCAGGCCCAGTACCAGAGATATCCCCATAGTTACCAACTCTTAACACTGGGCACTTCTCTCAACACCCTGAAATACAGCCCCCCAATCACATTCGTATCACCTAGGGATTCTCACTAATAGTCCAAGATAAGTTCCATAGGCACACTCCACACCTGAGATACAAGTCGCAATACCTTGGATACCCTGAGATCTTGCCAGTCACCCCCTACCCTAGAAACAGGTACATCCAGACATATTATGCTCCACATTCTCCAGTCTCGTGGCCAAACTCCACGCAGACACTGCCAgttaacacacacaaacacccaggCGCACACAGTCGTTGCACCCAGTTTCCTCAACAGAGGGAACCACAGCCCCATCCTTCCATGCCTCCAGCCCTCCATTTGGTCACAGATCATCAACACTGATACACACATATCCTACTCTCAACAATGAGACACACACCAAACCCTTCAAACCGGAGTCTTTTACTGGCACAGACATATGAAACACCCACTGGTGCCCAGGAGTGCATGGAGTAACCCAGACAGccgctgcccctgccctgccagaGAATAGTCATGCAGCCCCAGCATAGCAGTCCCTGCACCTCTCTCAACCCGGAGGCCAACTGCCCACCCAGTGGAAATGGAGAGAAGGCTGGGCTCACATTTCCCCTCTCGGTTCACCCCAAACATTCTTGCAGGGACCTCCAGCCTAGCTGGCTCTCCTCCCTTCAATCCTGGCTCTTCCCTCCAAGTCTGGCCATGGTCCCAACCACCAACCCCTCCCTTCCCTAATCCCCCTCCAATCCTCAAGTATGAAGTGGGTTGTCAAAACAAGCAGGCTGGGTTTTATGTCCAGTACACAATACGGCCCGCCATGGACACCCACAAACCTTGCGTGTCCTAACAGGTGGTATGTAGTGGCGTCATGACCGTTTCTCCAGCTTCACAGGCTGGCTCCTACCCATAGCTCTTGCCCCAGCAGCCCCAAGACTCCATTTAAGCCCCTGCCCCCATCGTTCTTTTTCCAAATCAGGCCCCCCACCAGCCCTGGTGCTCCCCACAACCCTGGGCTGTATTGCAACAGCTTTATGCCCACTATTAACATCAGGCAGGGTGGCAGGAGGCCATGTTCAAAAGGGAGCAAGACTTGAACCTTCAGTAGGCCAAAAAGCTCAGGCCTTGCCTGGAAGCCTGGTGGCCCACAGCCAGGAGCCTCATCAGGCAGAACGGGTGGGAGGGCGTGTGCGGCCAGGCCAGCTCCTAATTCAATTTGGAGCCCAAGAAGGATGGATTTCAGCTGCCACATTCTTTCCTAGCCTAGGCCCACCCCACATTCCCCCACCCCAAGGCCACCAGACAGGTCCAACAGCAGAGCCTTTATGTTCCAGACAGTAAATTCAGATACAAAAGCCCACTGCCATCGCCCCTCATGCCCTCTCCATCTGGGCCTGGGCTGAGGGGAACACAGGAATGGAGTGGGAGGTTGGGGGTTCACAGCAGACTCGTGTTTCAAAGGTGGAGGTAGGGAGCTCCACTGCAAGGGGGTGGCAGGAGGAGGAAATTATTGCATTTGCTAAGGGGGATACCCCTCTTTTGGATTCCTTGTGTTTGAAAACCAGGGAGGTCAGGACCCCCAAACAGAATCCAAGGCCCCAGGGAGATGGAGGGACCAGTTTGGCAGCTGATGTGGAAAgtgttgggggtggggactgGCTGCCCATTCTGGATGGTCCCTCCCAGAGCCGGACCTGGCTGAGGTAGGTGGggaacaggtgtgtgtgtggggggggggggggcgctggggACCCCAGCCAGGCTGGGAACCAAGGAGGGGGTGGTACCAATTGGAGTAGGACAGGGGCTCTGCCCCACCTCTGCGTCATGTCATCCTGGGACTGCTGGGCCAGGGCCAGTCCAAGCCAGATGCTGGAGTCTTGGCCCTGGTGTCCCTACCCCAGAGGCTCCCGCCAGTCTGGGCTTAGGTCATTGCAAAGTCCAGTGGGAGGGCTAGTAACGGCCAACCTTGGCGTCTCCAATGGCACCCCAGACGTCAAAAACAAACTCATCAGGGAAGGCAAAGTCACCAAGCCGCTCATCCAGGGCCTCAGCCAGCTCGTCTGGGTTCCTCTTGTCCTTCCCAAGTTCCACCATGGTGGCCGCTGGGGTGTGGGAGGAGCAGAATGGAGGCACAGACAAGGAGAGGTGCTCAGGGGAGATTCAGTCCACAGTACCCGGAAGCCTCCCCCCCCAGACTCCCACCCCTACTCAGATTCAAGTGCCAAACACTCACCCAACTCTGTGTCCCTGATGCCCATGTAACTCTCCAGGAGGTCATCTACTTTCTCAATTGCCTTCTCCTCAAAGGCTGAGGGCTAGAGGTAGGGTGGGAAGAGGGACAGCAGCATCATAATAATGTGAATATATAACTGTGATTGTATTTACTAAGTGCCAGGTCTCTTTTTGCCACTTTACGTATATTGATCCACAGTTCATTCTCCTGACAATCCTGACATAATCAGTGTTATTAGccccccccattttatagacaaggaaactaaTAAGACCCACTTATCCAAGAAAGGTCCTAGAGCTTGGAGGAGGCAGAGGTGATGCTGCTACGTGAGTGTGCAGGGAAGAGGGGCTGGAGCTTAGCTGGAACACTCACCACATCCTCTACGGTGGCAGGGCCCCTGGAGCGGAGCCGCAGAGTCCCTCGGCCAGTGCCCAGCTGGGGGCCAGAGCCCGGCTGGCCACCCCTTGAACGCATGCTGATCATGTCTGCAGAGGCAGGGGAAGTGTAAGGGTGGGGGAAGTCCAATTCCAGTATGTCCTGGACAGGAACCTAGACATCCTGGCCTTAGGCACCCCTTTCTACCTTCTCCAAACTCCTGCAGGCTCTGGGGGCAGCTGGGGGCTGAGGTAATCCCAGGAAGGCAGGACTCCTGACTCAAGCTTGGCAcggatgggggaggggcagccaggGGCTGGGAATGGAAAAGGCTGAAGAGGAGACTGAAGGGAGCCACTTCTGTTCCCAGGCCTGAGGgacaggaagggggtggggcCTTGATCTCTAGCTGCTCTCCCCAGGGCCAAGGGGGTATTGCTGCTGAGCCTTAGACCAGCCCTATCTGCCTGGGGAAGCGTTTCAAAGTCTCCCACCCCCATCCTAGGGGCCTGGAGCCCATTCCTTAAAGTTAGTGAAGCCAGACTGAAAAGTGGGGGGGCTGACACAGGGCAGCCAAGCCTGGCTTATTGGAGCAGGGAAGGCTGGCCAGGGTTGGGGGCACTTGGCTGGGCTAATGGCTCCTGGAAGCTGGGTGTGGGGGAAACTTCCTCCTTGCCTCCACTCTCCACCCAGACTGGGCAGAGAGCTAACACCCCCTCTCCAACACAGGGCGGAGCTGTCCCACTTTCTAATTCAGCCAGCTGGGCTTAGGCGCCACCTTTTGGTAGCTTGTGGTACATCAGCCTGGACAAAAGTGAACGGGGAGTAGTATACTTATGGTTCACGTGGCAGCCCCTCACCAAAGGCCTTGCGGGGCTCCGTGAGCTTCAAAGTGAAGGTGCGGCCTCGGGGCAGCTCCTTGAGCAGCCGGGCCACCTCGTAGTGCCGACAGCCCAGCAGGCTCTGCCCGTTGATGGCCTCAATCATGTCACCCACGCTAATTAGTTGGATGTGGTCCATGATGCTACCCTCCTTGATGCGCTGCAGAGATAGGAGCTGTCAGCCCCATGGCTCCACCCCTGGGCCCTACAGCCTGCCCTAACCTCAGGCACCTTGATGAAGGCGTAACCAGCCCCATTGTCTGTGATGGTGAGCCCCAGCGCCTCTTCGGACTTGAACACCTCCACCTCCTTACGCTGCCCCTTGACATGGGCAAAGATGAAGTCCTCCAGCCCAATCTGGCCCCCCAGAAGCTTGTCCATGTCCACTTTGTGGGTGTTGAGGGTGCAGAACATCACCTGCAGAAGTAGCAGACACTCACTCTCACCTTCCTCCCTTTGTCCTTTGCAACCCCAACCTGGGGGAGACAGGTGGAGAGTCCAGAAAGGCCCCGGAGTCCCCACCCCTGGGAATGAGGGAAGGGCCCGCACTGGGATATCAGCTCTGCTAGAGCTGGACTTTCTGTCCTAGCAAAACCTCCTTGCTGGTTCCAGGGTAGAGCCTGGCCCATTCTTGGTGCTTAGTCAATGCTTATGGAATGAATAAAGGGGAGACACCCACCTAGCCTACTGAGACCCCTGTAGCTACTTCTTGCTCAATCCCACTATTGCCCTCCTGGCCTGTTTTCTCTGTGACCAAAGTTCTTGGGGTCAGACCTCCCTGTACATCATGGAGAAGTGAATCTTATATCCGGCCTCCAGCACCCACAATCCACCCAGGTGCAAGCCTCTCAATGCATGAGGAGACTGCACCACCCAGTCCTGGACATCAGTTCCCATAATCCACTGGGGCACTGGTTTCTTAATACCTGATGGAAACTCAGCAGCCAGCCCTGGCCTCCAGTCCCCCATAATTCAGTGTGGTGCAGGTCTCATCATCTACTGCTTTGGCACCTGAGCCCAGCACAGGTCCAGAATGCAAGTCCAAGTCTCTAATCCACCATCAGGACCCGGGGGCTCCCAGGCAAGTACCTCAGCAGCTGGCAGCTGAAAGGCCTCAGCGATCTTGCCATACAGCTCCTTGACGTTGGTAAAGCCCTCGATGCGACCAGTAGGACTGCCGTGGGCCAGCTGGGTGTGGAACACGAGGCGAGGCCGCAGGGCCGGAGGAGGGGGAGGCAAGCCCATTTGGGGgcctcctgccccacctccacCCAGGGGCCCCGACTCCCCCACGCCCAGCCCCCCACGACCTGGCTCAGCTTCTTCATTTTCCACCAGAGGTGGTGCCTTTTTCCGCCGCCCCAGTCCCAGAGGCATGAGCAGCAGGAAGAGGGGCACACCCAGGAGATCTGCAGAGAGAAAGTAGGCTTAGGGTAGGCAGGGGCCCCGAGCCATCAGCACCCTGTCAGCCCAATGACATTGGGCTCCATGCAAATCCTCATCCAAGCACTTTTACACTCATATATCATATTAGCAGCTAATATCTGTTACAACCCCATGCTAATTGCTCCATGACCTTACTTATTAATCTTTATGCTACATTGTGATACAGGGGTCATACAATATTacaattatacccattttatggatgagacagtggaggctcagagtggttaaatttctctttatttttctatcagtTGCAGTCATTGGTGCTGTGCAAAACATTTCTGATTCTCCTTTCAAAGCACGTAGGAAGATGGTACTCACTGATCTCCCATTATGACTGGGCAGACATGTCAGTACTTCTGGCCAATGAATTTTAAGAGGAAGTAACACATGACATTTCTGAACTGAGGCATTTAATTACTAGAGCGAGAGCCTCCAGAGGTCTGTTTCTCCCTGGCAGAGTGACCAGCCACAATTGATATGGTGGCGGTGGTTCCATCAGGCCAGGCCCTTAGTAACTACAGTGAATGGAACTTCCCAGCAAACTACAATGGACAtggagcagaaataaaaattaaacctttGCTGAATTCAGCCACTAAGCTGTTTGTTACTGAGGCACAACCTGTCCTGCCCgatatactatttttctttcctctctcccctcactctgtttctttctcttctttcttcctctctctctctctctcccttcaaatATTGTTTGGACATTTACAACATTCCATACACCATTTTAGATACTGACTTCAATAAGCAAGGTCCCTGAATAGGGCCACCATGTGCAGTTACACAGGTTATTCACTGTGCAAAAGCAAAGGCCCCTGGTGTGGTGATGTGCATGCTGGGAAGAAGGGCTGCCTTTTTCTAAATCACTCCTAGGTGGAAACTGGCTAGATGGGGCCCTATCTGTGCTGTCCAGAAGCATGCAGTTCAGAGAAGGAAGTGTAAATATCTAATATAACTTCTAACAGTCCCATGAAGACAATAAGACAAGTTCTATAGACAAGATCAGGGAGGGCCTCTGAGCAGGTGAAGCTGAACCTGAGACTTGACTGATGGGAAGAAGCATTCACACAAGAATGCGAGGCAAGAACATTCTAGGCAGAGGTAATAGCCAGTACTAAGTCCCTGAGGTGCTTGTCATGTTTAAGGAATAGAAaggacacctgaccaggcagtggcgcagtggatagagcgtcggactgggatgttgagaacccaggttcgagaccccgaggtcgccaacttgagtgcgggctcatctggtttgagcaaaagctcaccagcttggacctaaggtcgctggcttgaacaaagggttactcggtctgctgaaggcctgtggtcaaggcacatatgagaaagcaatcaatgaacaactacgatatcgcaacgagaaactaatgattgatgcttctcatctctctccgttcctgtctgtctgtccctatctatccccctccctgactctctccctgtctctgtaaaaaaaaaaaagcctgacctggcagtggtgcagtggatagagtgtcggactgggatgtcaaggacccaagttcgagaccagcttgagcacgggctcatctggtttgagtaaaagctcaccagcttcaacccaaagtcgctggctcgagcaaggtgttagtctgctgaaggcccgcggtcaaggtacatatgagaaagcaatcaatgaacaactaagatgtcgcaatgcacaacgaaaaaaaaaaaaggaatagaaaggaGGCCTGTGTAGTTCGAACAGAGTGAGTGAGGGGGACAGCAGGAGGAAGTGAGGGTAGGGAGGTGACAGGCAGATATAGCAGGGCCTTGTGGGCTGCAGGGAGGACTTGGGCTTTTGCTCTGATAGAAGTAACAGCCATGGAGGGTCTAAGCAGACTCACAGCCTCAGGCTCACAGATCAGCTAGACACCAGTGCGGATGGAGTGGAGAAAGCATTGGGAAGGTGTGAGAGAAGGTAAAAGAGGTGACATTACCTGAATGTTCAGGACCTTATAGACTGGGAGagttctgatttcattttttagacCCATGTCCAAAGTCATAAAGGCTGGCTGCATCCTAGGGTCCAACTCCCAAGCCCAAGTTCACAACCACAAAGCTGTCCCCTAAAGGGCTCAATCTTACTGGGCCTCAGATGCTTGGCCTACAGGTAGGAATACAGTATTCTATCCTTGGCCAGGTTGTGGTGAGGATCAAATTATACCAAATtatctttttctgtgcaaaaggcTTCTTGTTCCCTCCCTATTCCAGGAGCTGTCCTGGATTCAGTTGAGCTCAGTGGGCTGCACCTATCCTCATgcatccattcatttgttcaatcATTCATCTGTTCTCCAACAATTCATCTAGTATCATTTGGTCCAGCCCCATCATTACTCACCTAGACTAGTGCAATTGCCTTCTCTGGATCTTCCAGCTTCCACTCTTGTCCCCCCAGTTTCTTGtaaacacagcagccagagtgatcctATAAAATATAAGCCACACCACATCTGTTCTCTGCTCTGAATCCCCCCAGGGCTCCTAACTTATTTGGAATAAAAGCCAACATTCTTCCCTTGGCCTATGGGCCCccaaagatctgcctcctattaCTTCTGTGCCTTCCCACTCTCCCCTTGCTCACTCCCTCCAGTCACACAGTCTTGTCCCAACACATTAGGCATAGTCccgtctcagggcctttgcactggctgtgcTCCCTGGTAGCCACACAACTCACTCTCTTACCTCTTTTAGGTGGAAAATATATTacattcatttatcttgttcaCTGTCTGTTTTCTGAAAGGGCAGAGTATTCTGTCCAATTCATCCCTATATTCTCAGTTcagagaacagtgcctggcatacagcaggcgctcaataaatatttgtttaatgacttACCCTAATATTCACCAGCCCACCAGAGTCTGGGCCCAGCTCTGGGGCAACAATGGGGCACAGGCTGTAGTCTCTGCCCTTGAGAGGGTCTTATCTCCCCACCAAAAATATAgtgtgtttggccctggccggttggctcagtggtagagcgtcggcctggcatgcagaagtccctgggttcgattcccggccagggcacacaggagaagcgcccatctacttctccacccctccccttctccttcctctctgtctctctcttcccctcccgcagcgaggctccattggagcaaagatggcccaggtgctggggatggctccttggcctctgccccaggcactagagtggctctggttgcaacagagcgacgccccagaggggcagagcatcgccccctggtgggcgtgccgggtggatcctggtcggacgcatgcgggagtctgtctgactgtctctcctcgtttccagcttcagaaaaatacaaaaaaaaaaaaaaaaacagtgtgtttggcctgaccaggcggtggtgcagtggatggagcgttggactgggatgcggaaggacccaggtttgagaccccaaggtttgagcgcgggctcatctggcttgagcaaaaaaaaaaaaaaaaaaaaaaaaaagctcaccaacttggacccaaggtcgctggctcgagcaaggggttactcggtctgctgaaggcccacagtcagggcacatatgagaaagcaatcaatgaacaactaaggagtcccaatgaagaactgatgattgatgcttctcatctctctccgttcctatctgtccctatctatccctctctctctgtaaaaaataattaaaaaaaaaatacagtgtgtttgtaaagtcatggtgcacttttgacaggtcacaggaaagcaacaaaagatgacagaaatgtgaaatctgcaccaaataaaaggagaactctcccagtttcatactattcagtgcagtttgatgtgggctcacgcagattttttagggctccttaggtagctatcccgtatagcctctacagactcatcactgactgatggcctaccagaacggggtttctctaccaaactgccggtttccttcaactgcttatcccaccgagtaatgttattcttatgtggtgacgcttcgttataaacgcgccgatattcacattgcactttggtcacggattcaaatttagtgagccacagaacacactgaactttcctctgtaccatccatatctcgactgaccgtgggctgctccgctgtatacacgttgttacatcatcatctgcgcatgtgcacatgctgccacatcatcctacagaaactgggagggttttccttttatttggtgcagatttcacatttctatcgtcttttgttgctttcctgtgaccagtcaaaagtgcaccatgactttatggacactgtATAAGCCCTACCTTGTTGTCCCCTATCTATTGCTTCTCAGCATAGAGTTGGGCACAGAGCAGACACTTCATCTAGCTATGGAAATAGGTACTATATCTCTACCTTTCATTGTGGTTATCTTTTTACTCCCCTTAATCAATGATGCTGAATagctttaaaagatttttttggccctgaccagttggctcaatggatagaacagcagcctggcatgcagatgtctcaggttcaatccccagtcagggcacacataagaaacgaccttctgcctgaccgggcggtggcgcagtggatagagcgtcggactgggatgtggaagacccaagttcgagaccccgaagtcgtcagcttgagcgtgggctcatctggtttgagcaaaagctcaccagcttgagcccaaggtcgctggctccagcaaggggttactcagtctgctgaaggcccacggtcaaggcacgtaagagaaagcaatcaatgaacaattaaggtgttgcaatgcgcaacgaaaaactaatgattgatgcttctcatctctccattcctgtctgtctgtccctgtttatcccgctctctgactctctctctgtctctgtaaaaaaaaaaaaaaaaaaaaaagaaacgaccatctgcctgacctgtggtggcacaatggataaagttttgacctgaaacgctgaggtcgccagtttgaaaccctgggcttgcctggtcaaggcacatatggaagttgatttcctgctcctcccccacttctctctttcctctctaaaatgaataaataaaatcttaaaaaaacaaaacaaaaaagaaacgactatctgcttctcttcccctccctttctctctctcttcccctctcaattGGTTCGAGAgtcagccctggacactgaggatagctcagctggtccaagcatcagcctcagatgctgagaatagctcagctggtttgagcataggcccaagacaggggttgctgggtggaccccagttggggtgctagtgggagtctgtctctatttcccctcctctcacctaaaatatatatttttaatttattgatttaagagagagagagagagagacaaacaggaatatcaatatgttcctgtatgtgccctgacccaggatcaaatcaACAACCTCTGCACGTCAAAATGACCCTCTAACTAACCAAGGTGCACAGCCAGGGCTAtgctgaatatctttttttttttctgaataccttttaatacatttattttccaaatggaTTTGCCCTTTTGTGACTTGCCTGTTTATATCGTCGCCCATTTAAGAAAACTGCACAgcttgtcttttttcttattttctttatatattctggatactaacACTATATATTCTGAATACTAGTCTTTTATTAGTTACTTCCACTAATAGTAGCCATCACTGGATTTAGCATACAGCAGGAACTGagtattttacaaaaaataaattttgaatgaataaatcagtACTGCCTCCTCAAGTTACTTCATTagttaatgataaaaaaacacaaaaaccccaCATCACCTCCCCTGATTTC of Saccopteryx bilineata isolate mSacBil1 chromosome 1, mSacBil1_pri_phased_curated, whole genome shotgun sequence contains these proteins:
- the GIPC1 gene encoding PDZ domain-containing protein GIPC1; amino-acid sequence: MPLGLGRRKKAPPLVENEEAEPGRGGLGVGESGPLGGGGAGGPQMGLPPPPPALRPRLVFHTQLAHGSPTGRIEGFTNVKELYGKIAEAFQLPAAEVMFCTLNTHKVDMDKLLGGQIGLEDFIFAHVKGQRKEVEVFKSEEALGLTITDNGAGYAFIKRIKEGSIMDHIQLISVGDMIEAINGQSLLGCRHYEVARLLKELPRGRTFTLKLTEPRKAFDMISMRSRGGQPGSGPQLGTGRGTLRLRSRGPATVEDVPSAFEEKAIEKVDDLLESYMGIRDTELAATMVELGKDKRNPDELAEALDERLGDFAFPDEFVFDVWGAIGDAKVGRY